Within Spinacia oleracea cultivar Varoflay chromosome 4, BTI_SOV_V1, whole genome shotgun sequence, the genomic segment aTCTTCAGAATCTGATGAAGAGCTGTAGCTTGAAGCACTCTCTGATGAGTAATCAGACCCAGAAGCTGAAGACCTGCTATCTGAAGCTTCACTCTCACTACTAGACTCTGTATCTGACCTATGTTTCCTCTTACTCTTCTTCTTTCGCTTTTCTACTTTCACCTCCTCCTCCGCCACTTCCTCCCGTTTAATATCAGGATTATCATCATTATAAGAGGCCATCAATTTCTGCCTTAGTTTAGGGTTCTTGAGGATCTGGGTCCTAGAGGGACGTGAGATGTAGACCCTATCATTCTTACATTCATAAGTCCAATGACCTGGTTGGAAACATTTTTGGCATTGTGAAGTTACTCCTCCTACAGAGGACACACTGGCCTTGAGATCTTTCCTCTCACCAAGTCTCACAGCCTTCTCAGTACTCATCAAGTACATCTGTCTCTttgcttcttttctctcttGCCATCTGCTAGGCCCCTCTTCCTTCTGTCCATAAGCATTTACGTTTCTCGCTGCAGCAGTGGCCGCTCTCTCTGCTTGGGCTCGGCTTAGACCCTTTGCAGCAGACAAGGCTGCTGCTTTTATTCTGTCTGCTGCAGCTTCTCCTTTCTCTTCCTTTTTACTTGACATTCTAAAGTTTCCGTTTTCCTATGAATCACTACTAGCAACAGGTCTCAACAGGCAGAAATCCCA encodes:
- the LOC110776611 gene encoding uncharacterized protein; its protein translation is MSSKKEEKGEAAADRIKAAALSAAKGLSRAQAERAATAAARNVNAYGQKEEGPSRWQERKEAKRQMYLMSTEKAVRLGERKDLKASVSSVGGVTSQCQKCFQPGHWTYECKNDRVYISRPSRTQILKNPKLRQKLMASYNDDNPDIKREEVAEEEVKVEKRKKKSKRKHRSDTESSSESEASDSRSSASGSDYSSESASSYSSSSDSEDERRRRRRKRTTKGRRKSKKYSSSSESSDSDSSSDSDSGKNGKSKKKHSRRR